The genomic region AAAACCTCTATGTCCGCGCACGTGCCTCGCTGTACCGCTTCGGTATTTATTCCCCCGCAGCGGTTGAAGAATGGAAACGCTGCTGTTCATTCGATATTCCCCGTTCGTGGAAAGATTCGGTGTTGAGCTTATCGGGCGGTATGATTCAAAAACTGATTTTCAGCCGCGAACTCGACAATCCGCCGCCGCAGTTGGTTATCTGTGCCGAACCCTATTGGGGGCTGGACAGGAAGGTGCAGCTCGCACTGCTGCAGCGGCTCCGCAATCTCGCTGAAAAAGGGGCGGCGGTTATCGTACTCACCTCTGACGTAGACGCCGCGCTTGAAACCTGCGACCGTATTCATGTATTATACCGCGGTGTCCTGACCCGCTTTATGGAACGTTCCGCATATAACCGCGCGGAAATCATTGCGGCGATGATGCAGGCGAGTAAAGATGAATAAAGATACGCAACAACACCGTCTCAAAAAAGCAGCCCCGCTTTTAAACAGTATTATTTCGGTAACCGCAAGCGCAGCAGCAGCGGCAATCTGTTTGGCGGCGCAGAGCGAAGAACCGCTCGAAACACTCATCGCGTTTTTTATTTCCCCTTTTACCAATACTTTTTATTTCGGCAATATGCTCGACCAAGCCTCCCTCATTTTGCTCTGTGCGATGGGTTTTATCCTTCCGGCAAAGGCAGGCTTTTTCAACCTCGGAGGAGAAGGGCAAGCGTATCTCGCTTCGTTTATCGCGGTAGAATTCGCATTGCTGATACCTCAATTCCCGCAGCCCTTCGGCCTTATCACCGGATGCATACTTGCGGCTCTTTGCTCCGGCCTTTTAGGTTTTATTTCCGCTTTTTTGAAGCAATTTCTTGGCATTACCGAACTGATCAGCACCTATTTATTATCGTGCGCACTACTCCCGCTCATCGACTACGGCGTGAATGACATATTCAGGGATTCCTCAAGCAATCTGATGGCAACCCCGTATACCAGCGAAGCGTGGTTCTTCACTTCTTTTTGGAATCCTTCGACATTGAACAGCAGCATCTTTTTTACGGTGATAATAACGGCGCTGCTTTTCTGGATGTTCAAGCGTACCCGCTACGGCTACGAACTCGGATTAACCGGCAATAACCGCGCCTTCGCACAATCCCAAGGAATTAAGGTCGGCTTGATTTCAGTCTTGGCGCTGACATTCGGCGCAGCAGCCCACGGACTTGCGGGCGCATTCAGCGTATACGGCTCGCGGCACTATGTCTATGCGGGCATTACATCGGGACTGGGCTGGAGCGGCATCTCCGCAGCGCTTATCGGGCGCAATCATCCGTTGGGGGCGGTATTCGGCGCGCTGTTTTTTGCATGGATGGAAGCAGGCGGCAAGGCTGCGATGCTCCAGACAAGCACGTCCTTTGACCTTTCGTCAATTGTACAGGGGATTGCGTTTATATTGATAACGGTTGATTTTTTCCGGCAAAAACGAAAAGGAAGTCCTGTATGATAACCGCATCGATTACACTGATTGCACAAGCCGCGCCGCTGCTGATTGCCGCCTGCGCTGCCCTCGTTTCGGAATACGCGGGGCTGTTGAACGTCGGAATAGAAGGACTGATGCTTTTAAGCGCCTTTACGGGAATCGGCGGAATTCTATTAACCGAAAACCTCGGCGGTCTTATTCCGGGGCTTGCCGTCTCGCTTACGTTGGGTGCAGGGTTGAGTATGTTTATTACCTATCTTGCTCTCTATCGTAAAGCCAATATCTACATACTCGGACTTGCAGTAAACTTAACCGCTGCAGGCTTTGTTTCTATACTGAGCACACGGTTTTTCGGTAACCGGAGTATTGTTGCGCTGCCGCCGGAGCTGCTGCTTCAGCCGCAGCTCCTCAAAACGGTGAGCGCAGCGCTCGCCGTTTTGACCGGCCTCGGACTTGCGCTCTTTTGCCGCTACACCAAAACAGGCTTACGGATAAAGATACTCGGAAAAGACTCTGCATTTTTGGATTCGATTGGGGTGCATACCGCACGGTTAAAGATAGCGGCAATGGGTATGTCCGGGGCGGCGGCGGCGTTGGCAGGCTGCTTATTATCCCTCCAGCTGGGAGCCTTTGTTCCAAACCAAAGCGCCGGCAAGGGGTGGATCGCCCTCGTGCTTGCGTATGCAGGCGGACGCTCCGTTATCGGAACAATCTGTGCCGCGCTGCTGTTCGTCTATCTTGAAAACACCATCGCGGCGGCGCAGATCGGTATGGAACATCCGGCGCTCTTGATCGGTCTGCCTTTCGTGCTCGGACTCTTCCTGATTATCGCCGAAAAGCTGATTATCCGCCTATGGAAGCGGTATAGAGGGAAATGACAAGGCAGCCGGGCGAATTCTAAGAAAGATTGGCTATTTCAAATGTTCGGGCAATAATTCTAAAATTGATATAATTTTATGGAGGTAAACAATGATGATTTATGATTATTCGGTGCAGGATGCACAAGGAAACGATGTTTCACTCAGCAAATATAAGGGCAAAGTTCTGCTGATTGTAAATACGGCAACAGCCTGCGGATTTACGCCGCAGTACAAAGAGCTGGAAGAAATCTACGAAAAATACCACGATAGCGGTTTTGAGATAATCGATGTGCCGTGCAATCAATTCGGTGAGCAGGCTCCCGGCACGGATGCGGAAATTCACACATTTTGTACACTGCATTACAACACGAAGTTTCCACAAATGAAAAAATCGGATGTAAACGGAGAACACGCGCTGCCGCTTTTTACCTATTTAAAATCACAAAAAAAATTTGAGGGGTTCGGCGCAGGAAAAATGGCGGAGACGTTGAGAGATTTTATTCAAAAGATCGACAGCGATTATAAAAATACCCCCGACATCAAATGGAATTTTACTAAATTCGTTATTGCCCGGGACGGCACTGTCGTTGCCCGCTTTGAACCGCCCGCCCCTATGTCCGATGTTGCAGCATGTGTTGCGGGGTGTGTGGAGAATTTAGAGGGGAAGTAGGGAAATTCAAAAAAAGGAGTGACTGGCATCTACCTCGATTTCGATACGCCGGACAGAAAGCGCAATATTAAAATGAAAAAAAATAACCGTTGTGCCCGTTTGTATAAATCTGTGAAGCAGCGGTGTAGGTGCGTCGGTTCCTTAATATACCGTAACGATATAATAATTGCCGTGAATGTCAATAGCTTGCTATTAAAGTTCTTCATAGTAATTTCGCCATAGATAAGCTGAGCTTTTTAAATTGTTGCAGAACTATACGGATATATTTATGATTTTACCAGTTTGTACAAACGTTTGGTAACGGCAATTAAATTGATGGATATACGTTGATGCCCCCTGAATTCCCGATTATACGACTTTTTGGAGGTATCATCGATAATCCGCTAGAAGGTGCGATGCAGCCGCTCTCTTTTATACGGTAACTATCGGTGAGGGGAAGATAACCTACCTCATGCTGTCCCGTTATACCCTGTGCGCACCGTCTCCTGCCTCGCAGGCAAAAAAGGAAGCTGTCAGCCCTGTCTTTTCGGTATAGGCGTTGCCGACACGGGCGGTAAATTCCGCAATGGCATCTTTTTGCACTAAGGCAATAGCACAACCGCCGAATCCCGCACCGGTCATCCGCGCGCCTAAGCAACATGGTTCGGCATTAGCGGCATCGGCAAGCGTATCAAGTTCAAGACCGGTTACTTCATAGTCGCGCCGCAGCGAGTCGTGGGACGCCTTGAGCAGTTCACCGAGTTTCGGCAAGTTACCGGCCTTTAGCGCCGCGACCGCTGCAAGGACCCGCTCATTTTCCGTAATGCAATGCCGCACCCGTTTAAAGATACGCTCATCGGCTATAGCTTCGGCAACCATACCTAAATCGGCGGAAGTCAAGTCGCAGAGATTATAAATAGGCTTAATCTTCTGTAAAAAGAGCAAGTCCTTCCATACATTCGGCGCAGCGTTCATTGTACTTTGAGTCTACCAGCGCACGCTGCTTATTGGTATTCATTACGACAATGCGGTAATCACCGAGTACGAGTGGTACATATTCATACTCAAGCGTCGCCGTGTCGAGCAGCATCGCGCATTCTTTTTTACCCATTGCAATACTGAACTGATCCATAATTCCGCACTGCATATTCATAAAGACATGCTCGGACTCCTGCCCCATCTTGGCAAGTTCTACCGGATCAACCTTAAAGCCGAACAATTCGTCGACCGCTCGTCCGAAGCCTACTTCAAGCGCAGCCGATGAAGAAATACCGCCGCCTGCAGGCAGTTTACTGAAAAACAGTACCTCAAAACCGCTTGTCAGTTTGTATCCGCCTTTTTGCAGCATCGCGAGCATACCATTCAGATAGTTCGCATATTGATTTTCTCTCCGGTAGCAGAAAGTTTCCGTAGAAGAAAATTCAAGTGCACCCGGAAACCGTATATCATCATAGATAATCTTTGTGTCAGGGCGCTTGCGCAAAAGCACATAGAGATACCGGTTAATCGCCGCAGGGAACACCTTCCCGCCATTATAGTCGATATGCTCCCCGATAATATTGATACGGGCAGGGGAGGCAATCATCATGATTTCTTCCGTACCTGCTCCATACCGCTCGATAAAGGCCTTGGTCAATTCTGCCTTCATCTTATCTTCCGGCAAATCGGTTAAAAACTGTATAAATTCATGCTGTGTCATAGTGCCCCTCCCTTTAGGATTATCACAGCAGACTATTTTTTAACAACCCCGCAGAATAATGAGGTTGCTTAACCAGAATTGAACCTGCGGTTCAAATGGTTGCTCAACCTCATTATTCTGCGATTCTGATTTATCTGTCTGCTGTGATAATCCTTCTGCTAAATAAAATAAACTGTGTGAAATTTTTGACAAAATTTCACACAAAAGGTAAGCAACCGTTTGAAATATTTTTGGTACGGTTGCCTTATTCTGTTGTCCAACGGTTACTCTTATTTTCGGCATTAGTGGGCTGGTGTTTTATAACCAGTACTTACAGTACCGATGAAAGATCGGCGACGACGGTGTCGATCCGTCTGTTGCTGATATGGGTAACGGTAAAGGTTATCCGGTTGCAAGTGAGCCTCTCATTAGTATGCGGCAGATAGCCCCATTTTTCAAGTAGAAAACCGCCGAGCGTGTCATAATAATCGGAGTGAAAATCGGTGTGCAGCAATTCGTTGCAATCTTCCAGTCGCAGAGCGCCGGGAAGGATAAGCTGCGACGTATTGATAAAGCGGACCGAACGCATCGGGTCGTTCCGCGCCTTGCCATACTCATCCTGCACCGTACTGAACACTGCGGCAATGATATCATCCATCGTAATGAGTCCCGCCACACCGCCGTGTTCATCGATGACGATTGCAATATTTTGCATATTGGTATTCATCGCTCTGATAATCGAAAGGATGGAAGCGCTTTCGGGTACAAAAATTGCAGGGCGCTGCAAAGCCGCAATTCCGGGCTTCCTCCGCTCCTGCACGGCAAACAGCAGTGTCTTATAATGGATAATACCGGTAACGGTCTTTGTTTTGGAATCGTAGACAGGCAGGCGAGAAAAACGGCTGCGACGGAACTGTTCGATAATCTGCGAGAAAGTCGCGGCGGAATTAACGTAAGTAATCGCCGTACGCGGCGTCATAATATTGCGGAGTTTTACGTCCTGCAGCAAAACGGCTTTGCGCAGCAATGCTTCTTCTCCGGCAGCAAGGGCGCCGTCTTCTTGCCCGATATGCACGAGCAGTTGGAGATCTTTTTCTTTAAGCGTATCCGGCGTTGTTTTTGAGCGGGCATTACACAGCCTGAGTACCGCTTTTGTCAGCAGCGAGAATACCGCCACAATGGGACGGAGTACGGTGTAGCAGACATACAACGGCAGCGAGGCTTTTTTACCGATTGATTCCGCCCGTTCGGCTGCCAGCGCTTTAGGGAAAATTTCGGCAAGGATGATGATCAGCACGGTAATAACCGCAGTTGCTGCAGGGACGGCCTGCGCACCGAACACATTGAGGGTAAAAGCAGTGATGAGTCCCGAATTGAGCGTATTGACAAAATTGGTACCGATAAGCGCGGTTGTAACAATTTTGTCCTTCATCTCCACCAGCCGAGCCAACCGTTGAGCATTCCTGCGGGAACTTTTTTTAAGACTGCGATATTCCGGACGCGTAATAGCCGTTACCGCGGTTTCGGTGCCGGAAAAAAAGGCTGCACAGGCGAGCAGGATAATTATTTCAACACTGATAATAATGAGATTCATTCTTCCACCTGCATCCGCACTTCAACTTGCTCAATGCGGTTTGCTTCAACCTTTGTTACGGTAAAAAGATACGGTTCAATACTGATCGAATAACCGGCTGCCGGAATTTCTCCGGCCTTCTCCATAATGTAGCCGCCGATGGTGTCGCTGTACTGCGATTCAAGGTTGAGGTTCAGCTTTTCGTTTAAGTCGGCAAGCCGGGTAATACCTGCGATGGTGAAGGCTTCCTGTTCTTCAGCTCCATTACGAGCGGTTCCTGTATTATCGCTGCCTATACCATCAGCTCCTGTCCGTACCGGTGCGCTTGGTGATGCACTTGTCGGCATGGAGTTTGATGCGATCTCCGCAGGTGTTATACCGAATTCATTTGCTGCCGATGTTGCGTCGGCTTCGGTTGCTGCTATAGCCGCTGCCTGCCCTGATTTACTTACCGTCGATAGAGCTGGTGATGTGTTATTGGGTACGGCCTGTGTCGTTTCTGCCGTATCAACGTGTATGTTTGCATCCGCCATAGCGGTGTGAGTGTCCACGTCTGCCTGTACATCATACTCATCAAAAATATTGCCGAATATTTCTTCGCTGACATCCTCAACGGTTATCAGCCCTGCAGTGCCGCCGTACTCGTCAAGTACAATCGCCATTGTCTGCTGCTCGGTATGGAATTTTTTTTCCACTTGAGCGAGCTTCGTTGTTTCAAACACAAAGAGCGGTTTACGCAGATAGGTGCTTACCTGAAAGGTGTCGCTTTCGTCCAAGTATTCAGGAGAAAAAAGGAAGTCTTTAATATAGAAGAAACCTTGTATATCATCGATATTCGTGCTGTATACAGGGAAGCGTGAAAATCGAGATTTTTTTGATAGCTCAATGATTTCTGCTGCGGCTGCTCCAATATGAATTGCTGCAATGTCACGCCGCGGCGTCATTACGCTGCGGACGGAAAAATCGCCGTAGCGGAGAATATTCGTCAGCACGGTGCGTTCATCGCTGCCGATAAAGCCGCCCTCCTCCCGTGCCTGAAAAAACTCGCGTAAATCTGCCTCGGTAACGGCTGCTGTGTTTTGTGCTTCACGGATACCGCAAAGCCGCAGCAGAACACCGGTAACTGCGGAAAAAAGCGTAACAATCGGCGAAAGAATTGCCATCAATAATAGGATGAAGTGGGCAAAGGCAAGACTCAAAGCATCGGGGTACACCAACGCAATTGACTTAGGTAAAATTTCGCCGAAGATCAATAGCAGTACCGTACCGGCAGTGACCGCAATACCCAGTCCGGAATCTCCGAATATCCGCAGCGCAGCAGCAGTCAGCACTACGGAAATAGCGATGTTGACAATACTGTTTCCTATTAAAATCGTCGATAAAAATTTTTGTTTGTTTTGCAGAATTTTTTCCGCCCGTGCCGCTGCACGGTTATTCCGTTCGCGCAAAAAACGCAGCTTGAGCTTATTCAAAGACAAGAACGCCGTCTCCGCCGATGAAAAAAACATCGACAGCAAAAACAGCGCCAATAAACTGACGAGAAGTAATAGCGTATGCGGGGGTTCTCCAGTATCCATATTCGATAGACTATATTAGAAGGAATTTTTAAAAATGTCAATTTTCTTATTAAGAGTGCTTCCTGCTTGACAAAATATGATACGGCATATACCTTTTTATTAGGAATATCATTCTTAAAGGAGGAAGATATGAGAAAAGAATTCCGCATTACGGCGTTGATAGTAGGTATCCTTTCTATTATTGCGGGTATCTATATGTTCGTCAGCCCGATTACCAGCTTGGCGTCGCTTTCATTTTTTTTAGCAGTGGTCATGTTTATAAACGGTGTGTATGAAATTATCCATTATTTTGCAGACAGAGAAGATCATATCTTGATTGTTTTGCTGAACGGTATCCTCACCATTCTGCTTTCAATTCTCGTATTCTCCAGTCCTTTGTTCACAGCTGCAACCTTTATTCCGTATCTATTTGCTTTTTGGATATTGTTCAGCGGCATTACGCGGCTTGCCACCAGTTTTAAAATTCGCTACATAACCAGAAGAGGCGGCTTTTACTTACTGTTAGTCGGCATATTGGGCATTATCTGTGGCATCGTCATGCTAATGCATCCGCTCTTTACCAGCCTGTTCGTCGCGTACATGATCGGCTTCGACTTTATTTATCACGGTATTATCAGTATCGTTTTATTCTTTAGAGGACGGTAAACGATTAGAAGATACTCATCAACTGATGCATGATACTGTGCATTAGTTGATGATAAGTTTTTTTATCATGCGATAGCCCGATTCTGTGGAGATTTTCAAAAAAGCCTAATATCTTTGCCATCACCTGTTTGCGAGCTTGTCATTTATTGGGTATTTCTTGTATATTCCGTATATATTTCATATATGGTATAATTCCACCGCGAGTGAGGTAAACTATGAGTCGTCATTTAAAAAGAACAGTCTCCATTTTTTTCTGCATCGTAGTAATACTCCCTTATCTCATCATTTTTACCGCTTGCCGCGATACACGGGAAGCAATCCTTTACCTCTATAATTGGACATACTACACCCCCGATTCCGTTATCCAAGCTTTTGAAAAAAAATACAATGTCAAAGTTGTCTACGATGATTTCGCTTCAAACGAAGATATGTTTGCCAAACTCATGGCCGGTTCAAAAGGTTACGATCTGGTAGTTCCATCGGCAGACTATGTTTCAATCATGATCAAACTTAACATGCTTGAACCTATCGATGTATCAAAAATCCCGAATATTCGCTATCTGCGTCCGGAGATCCTCACTCGAATCGACTACGATCCAAAAATGGAATTTTCAGTGCCGTATTATATGGGAGCCGCTGGTATTGCAGTAAACACCAAAGAAGTGCCCGATTATGAGCGCAGCTGGAATATCTTTGAGCGGAGTGATTTAAAAAACAGAATGACAATGATGGATGATATGCGGGAAGTGCTCGGTGCTGCACTAGGTTTTTTAGGTTACCAGCCGAACAGTACGGATCCCAGTGAACTGGAGCAGGCATATCGGTTGATCCAAAATGATTGGAAACCGAATCTCGTAAAGTTTGATGCGGACGGTTTTGCAAAGTCTTTCGCATCGGGAGACTTTTTGGCAGTGCAAGGATACGCGGAATCGATTTTTGCGGAGTTGCAAGAAGATCAAACACAGGATGTCGATTTTTTTATTCCGCAAGGCGTTCATTCAGCCCTGTATATCGACAGCTTCTGTATTCCCGAAGGGGCTCCTCATCCGGAACTTGCACATGCCTTTATCAACTTTGTGCTTGAACCTACCGTTTATGCCGAGTTCTTAGATACATTCGGCTTTCCAGCTTCTATCCATACGGAGGCAGGGTACTACCAAAAGAAACGACCTCACTACGCACTCGACGATCTTAAAGATTGCATTCTCAAACAAGACCTCGGTGCAAACTTAGAACTGTATAACAGCTTTTGGCAGCGGATCCGTTTTACGCCATAGGATAAGCCGCCGTTCTCCAAAAAATTTTATTGCCGTTTTTCCATTTTGTGCGTAAATTTATTATATGAATATAGACAAATACACAGTGAAAGCACGTGAGGCGTTGCAGGATGCAGCCTCACTTGCCGAACAGGACAATCACAGTCAGATTGAGCCGGTTCACCTCTTATACAAACTCTTGGATCAAGAGGAGGGGATTGTACCGCCGCTCATTGAGAAGATCGGTGCATCAACGGATCAAATCCTCGATGCGCTCGATTCTATTTTGGATAAAAAACCGCGGGTAACCGGAGACTCTGCGCAGGTATATATGTCGCCGGTTTTAACAAAGCTCTGCGCTCAGGCGGAAAAGATCGCCGCTTCGCTCAAGGACGAGTATGTTTCCACGGAGCATCTTCTTCTTGCGCTTACTAAAAGCGATGACGAGGTAGGTGAACTGCTCCGCTCGCACGGTATTACCTACGATGCGGCGTTGAGAGCCTTAAAGGATGTGCGGGGAAATCAGCGGGTTACCAGCGAAGACCCCGAAGCGACGTTTAACAGTCTGGAAAAATACTGCCGCGATTTAACCGAACTTGCCCGGGAAGAAAAAATCGACCCCGTTATCGGACGTGATGAAGAAATCCGGCGGGTGATGCAGGTACTTTCGCGCCGCACTAAAAACAACCCCGTATTGATCGGTGAGCCGGGTGTCGGTAAAACCGCTATTGTCGAGGGGCTTGCCCGCCGGATTGTGTCTGGAGACGTGCCGGACAGCCTGCGCGGGAAAAAGCTCTTGTCGCTTGACCTCGGTGCCTTGGTTGCCGGAGCGAAGTTCCGCGGCGAATTTGAGGAGCGCCTCAAAGCGGTTATCTCCGAGGTGCAAAAAGCCGAGGGCAGCATCATCCTCTTTATTGATGAGCTGCATACCCTTGTCGGCGCCGGTGCGAGCGAAGGGGCGATGGATGCTTCCAACTTGTTAAAGCCTGCCTTGGCGCGCGGTGAGCTGCGGGCGATCGGCGCTACCACCTTGGATGAGTACCGCAAGTATATCGAAAAGGACAGCGCCTTGGAGCGCCGCTTCCAGCAGGTATACTGCCCCGAACCGAATGTAGAGGACACCATTGCCATTCTGCGCGGCTTGCAGGAAAAGTACGAAATACACCACGGTGTGCGCATTAAGGATGAAGCGCTCATCGCAGCGGCGGTGCTTTCCAACCGCTATATCACCAACCGCTTTTTGCCGGATAAGGCAATCGACTTAGTGGACGAGGCCGCCAGTAGGCTCAAAATGGAAATTGAAAGCCAGCCGGTTGAGCTTGATCAGGTGGAACGCAAAATCCTCCAGATGAACATCGAGAAGGTGTCTCTTTCAAAAGAAACGGACGCTGCTTCAAAAGAGCGGTTGGAAAAGCTGGAGCAGGAGCTATCCGACTTAACCGAAAAACGGAATGTGATGCAGGCGCAGTGGCAAAACGAAAAGACCCGCATCAACGAGTCGCGGAAATATAAGGAAGAGCTTGAGCAGCTGCGCCGCGAAGAAACGCAGTTTACGCGCGACGGCAATTTGAATAAGGCTGCCGAGCTAAAATACGGACGCATACCGGAACTGGAAAAAAAGATTGCTGCCGTTACCGCAGAGCTTGCAAAAAAAGCAGGCAGCAGCGGACAGCTTCTCCGCGAGGAGGTTTCCGAAGAGGATATTGCTAAGATTGTTTCGATGTGGACAGGGATTCCTGTTGCAAAGATGCTGGCGAGCGAGCAGCAGAAGTACCTCGATCTGGAATCAGTATTGCAGAAGCGGGTTGTCGGACAAGATCAGGCAGTACAGGCGGTTGCCGATGCCATCAGACGGAACAGGGCAGGACTTTCCGACCCCAACCGACCGCTCGGCAGCTTCCTCTGTATCGGGCCTACCGGTGTGGGTAAAACCGAACTGGCGCGCACCCTTGCAGACTTCCTCTTTAACGATGACCGGGCGCTTACCCGTATCGACATGAGCGAATACATGGAAAAACATTCGGTGAGCCGCTTAATCGGAGCGCCGCCCGGCTATGTGGGCTATGACGAAGGCGGACAGCTGACTGAAGCAGTCCGCCGCCGTCCGTACAGCGTGGTGCTCTTTGATGAAATCGAAAAAGCGCATCCCGATGTGTTCAACGTTTTCTTGCAGATACTGGATGACGGGCGGCTGACGGATGGGCAAGGCAGGGTAATAGACTTCCGCAACACGATTATCATTATGACGAGTAACCTCGGCTCGGAGCTGATTCTATCGGCAGATACTCCGGAAGCAATGGCTGCGCAGATTAAAGACCTGCTCAAACAGTATTTCCGCCCTGAGTTTTTAAACCGTATCGACGAGCTTTTAACCTTTAGACGGCTCGGCAAGGAGCAAATCCGCAAGATCGTCGACATCCAGCTGCAGGCTGTTTCCGCACGGCTTGAAGCACGCCGCCTGCATTTGACTGTAACGGATGCTGCAAAGGACTTCCTCGCCGATATCGGCTACGATCCCTTGTACGGTGCGCGTCCTTTAAAGCGGGCTATCCAAACCGAACTTGAAAACAAGCTGGCAAAAGAGTTGCTTTCAGGTGCTTTCGTCGGCAAGACCGACATTACGGTGGATGCCGGAAAGGGCGGCTTGACGTTCAAGGTGTAAAATCGTTAATAGGTAAAACCTAACAGCTCCCTTAGATTTAGATACGATGTTTAAAATTAAGCCATTATTGTAAAGACTTAATTTTAAACTCGCGGGGATGTCCCGAAAGTAACCGATTTTCGAGACATCCCCATTGCCCTGTCTTTTCTTCTCCACATATTGCCTTTTTCCGATAGAGATTTAGAAAGGTTCTCTCCGCTTACTTCAACTTCCCTTACCGATTCACTCATTCTACTTTCTGCATATCACTTTAATGTTGCACGGTGTTTCATCAAGCATCCGTTTGCATTCAAACATATCTTCAACCTGATGTGCTTTTAATTCGGCAAAGAATGATGCCAATAGTCGGTAATCGGTGCTGTTGAGTACAAAAAGCGGTTTCTCGTCGGGATCGGTCTTTTCATCAAGGTAGACTTCCAACTCCGTTAATGAAGCGTTGAGCGTAATAGCAAGCTGAATATGCACGGCATCTATACCGGTAGACAGTACCAGTTGCTATTGGCTCTGTAAGTTTATCGTAAGATATACAAGATATGTAGCGATTGAACTATAATAAAAATCCTTAAAAGTAGAATCAATACAATATAAATTCTCAAAAAACCATTTTATTTCTCGTAGATATTGCACTCCTAATGTAGCAGCATAGTCCAATGAGCCTAAAAACTTACTTTTTATTGTTCCATTAATATTTTTATCGTTTGTGTAAATGATATCCCAGATATCTCCTATTGCTTTAAGAGGATTTTCTAACAAATTACATTTTTCAGCATACATATATAGGTGCCGTGTTAAAAAATCCAATTGATATTCTAATATCAATAGTTCAGTCTGACTATTTTTCTTTTCTTCTTTTAAGCTCAAAATAAAATCTTTTGCATCTATAAATGCCTCAAGCAAGTTTGCAGGATATGTGTCATCAAGAATATTTGAAAGAGAATACATATCAACATAGTGGCGAGCGGTATTTCTTTCTGCAGCATAAAGTGTATGGCAAAAAAAGTTGTTTTTATTTGTTTCTCTATAATTTTCATAATACTGTATAGTATATGTTTTCTTCCTTCTTTCCTTTTTTTCATAACGATATTTTTTATCCGTATCGCTAAAAAACCTGCAGGTAAATTTTCTTAAAAACATGCATGATCTATCTCTCACTGATACACAAGGTACTGGTATTTGTATATAATTATCAACTTCAAATCCGCAGTCAATTTCCTTAAGTGTTTTTTGATTGTTTTTTAGTGTCATAATTTCTGCTTCAGCAGCATCATCAGAAGTGAACATCATGTTTTTTTTAGGTTGGCAATAAAGATTTTTGCGTTCTTTAAGTTCACCTGCAAAATCCAT from Treponema vincentii harbors:
- a CDS encoding extracellular solute-binding protein, with the translated sequence MSRHLKRTVSIFFCIVVILPYLIIFTACRDTREAILYLYNWTYYTPDSVIQAFEKKYNVKVVYDDFASNEDMFAKLMAGSKGYDLVVPSADYVSIMIKLNMLEPIDVSKIPNIRYLRPEILTRIDYDPKMEFSVPYYMGAAGIAVNTKEVPDYERSWNIFERSDLKNRMTMMDDMREVLGAALGFLGYQPNSTDPSELEQAYRLIQNDWKPNLVKFDADGFAKSFASGDFLAVQGYAESIFAELQEDQTQDVDFFIPQGVHSALYIDSFCIPEGAPHPELAHAFINFVLEPTVYAEFLDTFGFPASIHTEAGYYQKKRPHYALDDLKDCILKQDLGANLELYNSFWQRIRFTP
- the clpB gene encoding ATP-dependent chaperone ClpB, encoding MNIDKYTVKAREALQDAASLAEQDNHSQIEPVHLLYKLLDQEEGIVPPLIEKIGASTDQILDALDSILDKKPRVTGDSAQVYMSPVLTKLCAQAEKIAASLKDEYVSTEHLLLALTKSDDEVGELLRSHGITYDAALRALKDVRGNQRVTSEDPEATFNSLEKYCRDLTELAREEKIDPVIGRDEEIRRVMQVLSRRTKNNPVLIGEPGVGKTAIVEGLARRIVSGDVPDSLRGKKLLSLDLGALVAGAKFRGEFEERLKAVISEVQKAEGSIILFIDELHTLVGAGASEGAMDASNLLKPALARGELRAIGATTLDEYRKYIEKDSALERRFQQVYCPEPNVEDTIAILRGLQEKYEIHHGVRIKDEALIAAAVLSNRYITNRFLPDKAIDLVDEAASRLKMEIESQPVELDQVERKILQMNIEKVSLSKETDAASKERLEKLEQELSDLTEKRNVMQAQWQNEKTRINESRKYKEELEQLRREETQFTRDGNLNKAAELKYGRIPELEKKIAAVTAELAKKAGSSGQLLREEVSEEDIAKIVSMWTGIPVAKMLASEQQKYLDLESVLQKRVVGQDQAVQAVADAIRRNRAGLSDPNRPLGSFLCIGPTGVGKTELARTLADFLFNDDRALTRIDMSEYMEKHSVSRLIGAPPGYVGYDEGGQLTEAVRRRPYSVVLFDEIEKAHPDVFNVFLQILDDGRLTDGQGRVIDFRNTIIIMTSNLGSELILSADTPEAMAAQIKDLLKQYFRPEFLNRIDELLTFRRLGKEQIRKIVDIQLQAVSARLEARRLHLTVTDAAKDFLADIGYDPLYGARPLKRAIQTELENKLAKELLSGAFVGKTDITVDAGKGGLTFKV